GAGCCCAGGCACCCCCATCCTGGCTCCatcccccagggcctggattctgggacagcttagAGGTAATGCAAGACCCTCATGCTCCTTTATGTGCCTGGGGGCAAGAATGTCTAAAAAGGTGCAACTGGCTGATTACAGAGGGCTGAGTGTTTGCAGCAGGTATGGTTGGAAAGATGGGGTGTGAGTTTCCTATGTCTTCACAGCCTTCCCAGTGTAAAGATCTGTGCATGTCCTATGGCCAGTGAACTCCCCACACCATCCTCCCAGGAAGCTCAGCCAAGTATtatgagggcagaggctctccccttgcttatctgtaacttcccactcccacacTGAGGAGCTTGGTGCCCACTATCTGCCGTTTACCtatgcattgctcctttccagattacatgtgcagaggtttcagaattgttagctgCTACACCCTGGAAAGAACTCCATAAAATAAAGTCCACTGTTTGTGTACATTTTGCATTTAGTTAAGAGATTGCGTTCATTTCCACAgttaacttaggtcagcacctttcatcccatcccctacagtgagatttttccatgcatttctaatacagttagattcGGTCGCCTTGAGTATTCCATCCTGTAATACCCCTACActgtaaataactaaatttgaatagattatgattGGCCCCTTGGGCTATACACATCTGTgggcttagacaaatgcatagtgacaggtatccatcctagagtgtcacatggaacacttcaaaccccccaccccatgatctgcttatcatctgtgtagctttgcctttcccagaatgtcaccaatggggtcatactgtgtgcagcctcctcagcctggatgctttcacgtagcagtatatactgaggatttatccatgtctttccataggctgatggtgcattcctttctgctgctgagtagtattccattgcatgtgtatGGGAGGAAAAACAAGTTTCACTCtgtccttctaggttcttggttgagcCCCACCCCCGCCGTCTAATAAAAGCCAGATTAACAgtagaaaaacagaagtttaacagcatgtatacctcctgtatacaggGGAGCTACCCAGAAAAATTGAGTCAGTCCCTGAAATGGCcaaagccatcaccttaaataccaaataccatcttcagataaaaacaaaagaccttggggaaggggggaagccAATAGTGGCAGGTTAtcatgcaaagcacagtaaacaaaggtattgtatgcagatttaagtcGGGACTTCTCCGTTGATAAGAGTGACTTGAGATTTAATCATCCTTCTATTTCTGGTGCAAAGAGGGACACTCcgttacaaatggagatttccttatAAATGTCCTTCATAAAAGGTCAGTCTCTACTcagttttttctatctttctttttttgaatgagactgaaataatccttatgccagagagaCATATATTGGCGTGGTGTATTCTGCTCGCCTTGACATGGATGTCCTCCACTTTGCTTATGCAGTCATCTAGTGAAGGATATCCCGATTTTTTcaggtttttagccattatgaatagtgctgctgtgcatAACTGCATCCTTTTCTGCTTTTagacatagattttcaaagcagttgcctaTATACTGGACGCATAATTGTTGGACCCCGAGGGGAGGCTTGATTAGTTGTGGAAAAAAGCTGCGGAACTGTCTTGCCAAGTGGCTGTGCCTGCACCCCAGCCATGATGAGGGGTTGCTCCTCACCCTCCAGCAGTCGGTGTTGCCATGGTTTTGTTGGagtttagccatcctagtaggtgtgctGTGATGGCTCACGATTTTAATTTGGAAATCCCTAATAGTATATgattttttgtataatttttgtatgatttttattagctgtatatcttttttggccaGGTGTGTGTTCAAatccttacccatttttaaaatggggttgttCTAGAGGTCTTTGTCCATTTTGAGTCCAAGTCGTTTACTGGATATGTGGTTTACaagtatttttctcccagtttgtggcttgtcttttttatcttggagaggcagcagtgagtggtggcatGAAGCGAGATCTtcattccctgcccaggaattgaacctggggagcctggatgaaaaccaggaatcctagccaccaccCCCACTagctcttgcccccagtgaaaaatgcatttctcatagaggtaaaaactaaaaacaggtacaaagtttattattagagacatagcacagcaacaagtgggagagcacacagagaaaccgtttgtttagttaagacagaagcaaggcagagatgcacacccggagagaaagggtgtggacactctccctaatgaggaggagtgcaGTAGAGAGGCGGTTAAGTCActtatatagggcagttcttccgggtctctgttcacctctggccaattatctggtttctttttccacacctgccctgccctaggaccctccccaacatgcgtgtgcaacttttttccaagatggattaccACCCAGAGGCCTGTGGGACGACCTTAGCATCACCTATTTTGGGGTGGTGCCccttcctttttgacccccaaggaacctttctgcacatgtgcaatgtttcccttgccccaaggatgagAAATAcatgacctcttgatcttttaacagggtttagtcCCACTCTGTCCCTCCCATAAAAATGTCCAATGTCTGGTTATTTACCCTATTTCTGTTGCTGGTTTTCATATCGAGGTGCAGACCTCGAAATATAGACAGGAGTccggtcataaatatgtagtcctaGAGCCCGTTTGTCTCTTGTTTCAGGAAAAGTAAACAGGGGGTTGGTAATGAATGTCCAGCCAGGAGCCCATTTTTTTCTCACCCCAGGAAGTGTGAAccggaggccagttgtaaatgcgtAGGCTGGAGACCATTTATCTCCTGCCTCATTTTGACTTTGTGAATAAGGTCTTTGAGAgtagaaatctttaattttataaagtccaccatatttttttcttttgtgattggccTTGTATGTTAAAACTCAAAGCTCGTGATCTATAGACGAAATCCAAGGTCatgtagattttcttctatgtttctctgtaattttcataGCCTTGCATTTGAAATGTCTGTGAATAAATTTGTGTGAATTTGGCAtaagttttaaagtttgtgtctagggacttccctggtggtcctgtggctaaggctccgtgctcccagtgcagggggcctgggttccatccctggtcagggaagtagatcccacgtgcctcaactaagagttcgcatgctgcaacttaaaaaagaaaaaggtcccgTGTGacacagctaagacccagtgaagctaaataaataaatatttaaaaaaaataagtctgtgtctataatcatttcatttcttacGGTTTCTAGTTAATTGCTCCTTAACTATTTTGGAGAATTCATGGGTCATTTGGCTctatttcaatttgaatttccaCAGCAGAATGGATGTAGCAGAAGCCGGGTCTCTTCAGGACCCACTGGGGCTTTGGGACACTGTGGGGTCCAGTTCACGCTGACAGGAGGCAGGTCTCCTCTGGACATGCTGGGAGGTGACGCTGCTAAAagaaaaggtgaggaaaagtgggggagAAGGTTCTTGTGTCTAGTTGAGTGCTGAGGGTGTCTGTCCtcagaggacccaggagaggaagggcttcATGTGGAACACTGGGTTTTTAGCCAGTTTTtgtgtggtgtagacagagtgcAGTGTTCTTTGGTGTGtggtgtccagttttgccagcaccatgtATTGAGGGGACTGTTGTTTCCCCAGTGTATGTTCTTGGCTCTTTTCTTGTGAATTAACTTACCGCATAACCGTAGGTTTATTTCTTgggtctctgtcctgttcctctggtctgtgtgcctgtttttgtgccaattgcacactttttggtgactgtagcttcgtaatgtagtgtgaagtcagggagcaagaTGCCTCCAAcctgttctcctttctcaaactccctttggctattcaggggcctttgtgtttccacacaaatgttAGGAACGTTTGCtgtatttctgtgaagaatgccattggagtTCTGACCAGGCTTGCTTTGCATTTGAACATTGCTTTtggtagaatggacattttaacagtgttCTTTGCATCCATGAGCACGGGATagctttccattcatttgtgtctgttcagtttgttttatcagtgttttacagttttcagtgtgctttcacatccttggttcaatttattcccaggtattttttagatgcaattgtaaatgggattgttttcttcatttctctttctgatggcacattattagtgtatagaaagacAAGTGATTTTTAGGGCTTCCtttgtggctcagtggttaagaatctgcctgccaatacagggaacacgggttcgagccctggtctgggaagatcccacatgcttcggaacaactaagcccgtgcgccacaaccactgagcctgtgctctggagcccgcgagcgacAACTGCTGaggtcgtgtgccacaactactgaagcctgctgtcttacagcccgtgctccacaacaagagaagccaccgcaatgaaaagcccgtgcaccacaatgaagagtagcccctgcttgccgcagctagagaaagtccgtgcacagcaacgaagacccaatgcagccaaagataaataaagaaataaatatttttttaaaaatttataaaaaaaaagaaaaagtgatttttGTGTACTGATTTTTTACCCTGCAGCTTTACTaaattcgtttattagttctaacaggtttttggtGGTTTGATGTGGGAGactagaattcagaaatcccactgtttctactacAGCCAGGTCATCCACAGCACCCAAGACACagtggctcctaatataaccttcccatgGTGCCTGTTAATAACGCGTGGACCCTACAAGAATGATGAGCGTCACCACTTTAGGTGAACCGCATCTGGTTAAGGCTTGGCCTCTATTATGAAGTTGGAtgtcttctctgctttttttggGCATGGTTTTGACCTGGttcttttgaaaagtaatgtACTCCCCAgtaatttcaagtgtataaaaaAACTATAAGTAGCAGTACAAAATACACCACCTCACATAAACTACTCCAGTGTGTTTTATGCAATACTGGAGTCCTCTCCCAGGGAACCAGAACATAAAGACCCAAAGACGAAATTTTATGGTTCTACCTTATAATCCTATCCACGGGCCCACTTCAACATTCACCATCTCCGCAACTCTATGGAAATGTCTTTTCCCATtctgatccagttttctttttctgaaaccatTACTGAGACTTTCCCTCATTTTCAAAACCTTTATGGATTTAAAACACACGAGCTAAGTATGACCTGGGTGACCTTTTCTGCATGAGCTCTTTGACTtagaatgttttcagtgttcatcTATGTTCTAACATGTATCATCagtgcttcattcattcttttcattgtgattaaaagtaacatttaccatttaaaccattttgagtatacagttctgtggcattaactacattcacattgttgtacaaatattctcaccatccatctcctggACCGATTCATTTTCCCCATGGGAAACTCTGTATCAATGTCTCTACATTTttgccaaaatttgttatttttaattctcttgattATAGGCCTTCTAGTGTTTGTGGAGGGGTACGGCGTTGTGGTATTAATGTGCATTTCCATCGTGACTAACGATGTTTAACATCTCTTCAGgtgtttgttgaccatttgtatgtcttatctGGAGAAgggtcttttcaagtcctttttccatttaaaaaactgggTTGTTTGCGGGGGCCTGCAGCTCCGCCGCCCTAGCCGGGTCCCGGCAAGCGCTCGTCCTGGCGGCCTTGGCCTCGCTGAGTCCAGCCTGGAGCGGTCTCCGCGCCGcaggggcccgcgcaccggggCATCGCTAGCGGCCTCGCAGGGGCGCCGCTTCCTGCCTCGCGCTCACAGGAGAGGGGACGCCCGGCCCCAGGCGCCCGTGCCCGGAGTGCCGAGACCGTGCTGTGCCGCGTGGACGCGGCGCCGGCCGGGAACGACCCCTCCCGTGGGTCCCTGGCACCCCAGCGGCATCCGAGCGCAGAGCGGAGGGCCGCGGGCCGCAGGTAAGGGGACGGGGgctcgtgggggtgggtggaggagggaaccaCGACTCACACCAGAGCTGTTCGGCACAGTCGCGGAGCCCCCTAACCTGGCGGCCGCAGGAAGGGCTCGCCTTTGAGTAGAGGCTTTGAGGACAGGCCCGAGCCTACCCTGTTCAATTTTACAAAACATCTGCTTGTGTAAAGCTCGCTCCCGCGCGGTTTTCCCAAGTAGCCAAGTGCCCCATGCGAGGTATCTGCAAGGAGAACCTGAGAGGGCCCGTAGCCCTGAGAGACTTGCCCTTGGCTTATGGCAAGGCCAagggatttatcctgcatggtgATTTCTCCTGCTGAGAACCCCCAAACCCCACTCTGGCCAGCTGGCCCAGCTCTGCTTCCTGCACGTCTCCAGCCCGGGCCGGCCCTTGGACACCTGctgggatgggaaagggaagggtcTCAGAATTTCACCTTAGAAACttgccagggggcatggattgAAAAACATGGGGGCCATTCAggcagcagagaagggagaagggcacCTTGCTGCCCTTTCATTGTGGAATCGGTGGCACTTCTGCTGAGAGGGGCCTTTCCATGGGGACCGCATGCAGTGTGTTTGGTGTCTTGGAACTGAAGAATTAGAACCTGTACAATTTTCAAATTATGTGgtcctttaatttaaaaacaaaacccctagAACCTTTGCTTTATAAATTGAGGTCTGAAAATTGAAGGTCTGTTTTGCTTCCACTGTGACACTATATTAAGAAATGTGGATTTATTGAGAAAAGAGTCAgaatagagaaggaaacagagaactCAGAGGTACCACTGTAGTTTGGCAAAGGCTGGCGGGAGTTAATTTGTCAATGCTGCTGGCTTTCAGTAGCCTGCAGCCATTCTCCTCCTGCGGCTGAGGGGGTATAAAGCTGTACTGGGTTGCTCTACTCTTCTTTTGTAGAATTCCAGCTCAGAGCCATCTCTTGATGTATAAGTATTTCGCAGACTAGGTTCCCAGGCAACTCCTGGAGGGCCAGAGGGGTTCCTTCCTTCATTATACCTGTCTGTTTGAATGAAAACCAGCaatgacatatttttctttaaatctggttTATGGTCTATCATCCAAAAACCAGATTAGCTATTTCCGCACTCTCTCAATAGGCTCGAGTTCCTGGAAACTGAAACCTAGAGAGGGTGGAAGAGTGCCCGAGGGAGAACGGGAGAGCCTGCAGGGAACCGTGACTCCTGGGTGTTTAATGAGCTTCCTAAACAGCATGGTCATTAATTGGCAAGTGATGACCTTAAGGAGAAActactggtgaaaatgtaaaagccTTTTGTTAACAATGTGCCCACCAGGTGCGCACCTCATGgagtattttcattgcatttccaACACCTGGGAGGGTGTTGGGCAGAGGGCAGATGTTTAATAGATATATTGAATAAGTTCAATTACATACAATTATATCAATGGAAGGGTCAGCAACACtatgaggttagggttagggttagggccagggccagggtcagggtcagggtcagggtcgttagggttaggtttaggggttagggtttagggttagggtttagggtttagggttagggttagggtttagggtttagggttagggttagggttagagggttagggttagggttcgggttagtgttaaggttaggattgttagggttagggtttagggttagggttagggttagagggttagggttagggttcgggttagggttaaggttagggttgttagggttagggtttagggttagggttagggtttagggttagggtttagggtttagggtttagggttagggtttagggtttagggttaggggttagggttaggggttagggttagggttagggttaaaaaTGCAAGTTCTGGGGTTGGGCAAATCTGGGTTCAGACCGTCGTTTACAAACTGTCTTCGTGCAAATCGTGTGTTATTTTTCTAAGACTCAGCTTCTACCTTTATGAAACGGGGGTAGCAGTGGTGCTGATCCCAGAGGTTTTGTTGAGGCAAAGCTCTCTTCTCAGTTCCTAGCATGCGTGAGTGCTCAATGCACTTAGTTAATATTACGGTTATTGACCCTGGAGATACTCCCCAAAGCTAAAGGCCAGAGGCCTGACAGGTGTATTGAGGAGGTGGGTGCCTACTGTGAGCCGGAGGTGGCAGGTAACCGGAGGAATGGAACGGCTGCTGCAGAGCGGGactgtttttctcctgctttagacttttctgtattttctagattttcttaaaagaacCATGTAGATGGTTTTGTACCCTGAAAACTTCcaacaaaaactttaaagaccttatccaTGCAAACATTTACTCTAAAAAGCTGGAGAATGGAACTGAAGGCCTATTTTGGAGAACTTTCTGTATTCCCATTTCCTGGAATCTTCTGAAATGGAaccaagtgggggaggggtgtgatcTGTACTAATTCTCTGAGCTCTTGGGTCTAATCACTGAGCATCCCTGCATCCCAGCTTCCTCCTGAGATCATGGGTACCTCTCAGTTCATAAATTCAACAATTCCTTACGTaagtaaataaacacacaaaatactTACATCAGTGGCCAACAGTTCCTCACTGTCATCAATACTGGCCACGGTGACCTCTCCTTGGCTCACAAAGGGGAAGTCAAAGGGGTTGGTTGAAATGAGAAGCAGGTCTGTGAAGCAGAAGGATCCCTTTAGCATCTTATGCACAACTGACTCTGAGTTTTTTTCCAATGTGATCGATTTGGAAGATGAGAATGATAACCAAGGAACTTACCCATAAGTTCCGGCTTCTTGTTTGACATGATTTGGTAAAAAATATAATAGCCTCTCTCACGGGATAACTGAAATGCCACCCTGGATTTTTCTAAGAGATCTAAGATAACAAAAAACGATGTGATTTTAGGGTCCCCAGGAGATGCCTCTGTGGCCAAAGCCAAGGTGCCAGATAGAGTGTTTGGACTCACAGGTTTCAATGTCCGCTGACACCAGCTTTCCTGTGGCTCCAAAGTGAATGCGAATGAACGTCCCCTGTCCAAAGACAGATTGAAAaacacagttattttctttctatggTACTGTAGCCAGCTTCTGTTAGGTACTACTGAGGAtgggtgggctgtgtaggctcacGGAGGAGGTGATGCCAGAAGCATGAGGACCTTCCTCCTCTCTGTTTGCTTGGCATCTGGTCCCCACGCCGGCTCAGCCAAGACTCAGGTAGCTCTGCCCAAAGCACCTGGCCCTGTTCCCACAGCTCTGGGGATGCCTGCAGGCTCCCTCTCAAGTCTCTGTTTGGGACCACCTCACACCTGACTGTCTCCTTGGTCTTTATCCTGCTCAAACTCTTTGTAACACCTCTGAACTGATAACCTGGTTGGACTATCTGACTTCTTTTTTGCCTCTGGATGTTACTTCTGAGATttcttgcctcagttttccttactACTTACTACATGCAAACCTAgcccccaggccaggcctcctggctccccAAAGACCCACTCAGCACTTGGGTTCCCCCAATCTTGGGGAGTGAGGGGtgaaattatatatagtatatatgtgtgtgtgtatactcccTTCTTACATCATCTGCTTAATTGGTCGCTACCACTCTGTGAGCCAATTGGAGGGCAAAAATATTGCCTTGCCTGTTCACCCACAGACCCTGGAATGTAGTACATACTCAGTAGTATTCTCAGTATTCTCTGAATGAAGCCTAAGAAGAGTTAATGAAGGACCAGTGTAGGTTTATGTGAATTATGTGTTCGCTCTTCAGGAGTTCTAGCTGCTGAATGCAAGTGCCTCTGGGTACTTGCTCTACTGGCCAGTGAAATTAGATAGGAGACTGGATACTTGTTTATTTGCCAGTGTCGGAAGTAAATGCCTCTTTGGTTGAGCTAATCCTAAGTGAAACATTGAAGGATGGGACATATCCTTCAGTATCTTCAGTATCAACTTCTTCCCAATTTTTGAGCTCTGCTGCCTCCACCAGgttttccctcctcccagcacctcctgaCTTGGAGAAGGTCAGATCTGCTAACTAACTTCACACTAAGGTTTTCATGGCTAATAAGTCAGTGGATACTGTTCAATggacttatgtattttaaaatgcttccacCTGAAGAGACCAATTTTAGCATAGAGAAGTCATTTTGTACTTGTGGAATTTGAATCTTGAATCCTTGTGACTTCAGGAGGCTCTGAGGTGATGCTGATTAGTTAGGGAAGGACAGCTAAATCTTCCTTCGGCTGGGAATAAGACAAAATGTTCTTTGAAGGGTTATCAGAATATCCCGGTTGGGCAGCTTGATCTGAAGCGCTTGGGGGTAGACTAAGGCCAGGTATATCCTAGTTTATGTGGCCATTTTTCATATTCAGCATTGGAGGAGAGGGTTTTCTTTCTGGGGGTCATTGACAATTGGACTGAGTCTTAACGAATCTCAAGGAGTTGTCATTCCTCACGGTCTTGACATTTCCAAAGGC
The window above is part of the Balaenoptera ricei isolate mBalRic1 unplaced genomic scaffold, mBalRic1.hap2 scaffold_448, whole genome shotgun sequence genome. Proteins encoded here:
- the LOC132358882 gene encoding myosin-13-like; protein product: MSSDAEMAIFGEAAPYLWKSEKERIEAPNRPFDSKKACFAVDDKEFYVKGMIQSKENDKVTVETLDNRTLTLNSDQVFPMNPPKFDKIEDMAMMTHLHEPGVLYNLKERYAAWMIYTYSGLFCVTVNPYQWLLVYNPEVVTAYRGKKHQEAPPRIFSISDNAYQFMMTDRDNQSVLIAGESGAGKTVNTKRVIQHFAAIAVTGEKRKEQRPGKMQGTLEDQIIQANPLLEAFGNVKTVRNDNSLRFGTFIRIHFGATGKLVSADIETYLLEKSRVAFQLSRERGYYIFYQIMSNKKPELMDLLLISTNPFDFPFVSQGEVTVASIDDSEELLATDVSVQGPARAGDVQEAELGQLARPPSPYLRPAALRSALGCRWGARDPREGSFPAGAASTRHSTVSALRARAPGAGRPLSCEREAGSGAPARPLAMPRCAGPCGAETAPGWTQRGQGRQDERLPGPG